A region from the Thermodesulfobacteriota bacterium genome encodes:
- the rpmB gene encoding 50S ribosomal protein L28: MSKVCEICGKRPRVGNNVSHANNKTKRRWYPNLKRVKAAQGNSARYMVVCTRCLRSGSVVKAT, encoded by the coding sequence ATGTCTAAGGTATGTGAAATTTGTGGGAAACGGCCGCGTGTAGGGAATAATGTAAGTCATGCCAATAATAAAACAAAACGCAGATGGTATCCTAACCTGAAAAGAGTAAAGGCGGCCCAGGGTAACAGCGCCCGTTATATGGTAGTCTGTACGCGTTGTCTTCGCTCCGGATCAGTAGTAAAAGCCACTTGA
- a CDS encoding aminopeptidase P family protein — translation MTLEQQKRIIALRQALRGKRLDALLITRPENRRYLSGFTAHDGQLTESSGALLISRDQLILLTDSRYELQAKEEATGYKVIISGQGLPRTLGSLARRYGICRLGFESHYLLVSAYERLHRLSALKLISTRGIVEKIRVQKTEEELKNIEESIRLNEAVFSKINRILRPGMTEREIAFEIERLTRSMGAEDVSFEPIVASGPNSAKPHATPADRPIRESEPIIIDMGAHLNGYCSDMTRTLWLGKPSAKFKKIYQTVRKAQVTAIASLKTGLKAREADKVARDIICKAGYGQAFGHSLGHGVGLAVHEGPTLSPRSKDTLKAGMVVTVEPGIYIPGWGGVRLENMVVIEDHGCRVLNNDETFYDFQP, via the coding sequence ATGACTCTTGAGCAGCAAAAAAGGATTATCGCGCTAAGACAGGCCCTCCGCGGCAAGAGATTAGACGCCCTTTTGATTACCAGGCCGGAGAACAGGCGGTATCTCAGCGGTTTTACGGCACATGACGGCCAGTTAACAGAGTCCTCCGGAGCGCTTCTCATCTCCAGAGATCAGCTTATCCTGTTGACCGACAGCCGCTATGAGCTACAGGCCAAAGAAGAGGCAACCGGGTATAAAGTGATTATATCCGGACAGGGGCTGCCCCGTACTCTGGGAAGCCTGGCCCGCCGGTACGGGATTTGCCGGCTGGGCTTTGAAAGTCACTACCTCCTGGTCAGCGCCTATGAACGCCTGCACAGGTTATCGGCCCTGAAGCTCATCTCTACCAGAGGCATTGTGGAAAAGATCAGGGTACAGAAGACAGAGGAAGAACTAAAAAACATCGAGGAATCCATCCGCCTAAACGAGGCCGTCTTTTCTAAAATCAACCGCATCCTGAGGCCGGGAATGACAGAAAGAGAGATCGCCTTTGAGATCGAAAGATTGACCCGCAGCATGGGTGCGGAAGACGTATCCTTCGAGCCCATCGTGGCCTCCGGCCCCAACTCTGCCAAGCCCCACGCCACACCCGCTGACCGGCCTATCCGGGAAAGCGAACCCATTATCATCGATATGGGGGCGCATTTAAATGGCTATTGTTCGGATATGACCCGTACCCTCTGGCTGGGAAAGCCCAGCGCAAAATTCAAAAAGATATATCAGACGGTGCGCAAAGCGCAGGTCACGGCTATAGCCTCACTAAAAACCGGCCTGAAAGCCAGGGAGGCAGACAAGGTCGCCCGTGATATTATATGCAAGGCCGGTTATGGTCAGGCCTTCGGACATTCATTAGGCCATGGCGTAGGACTGGCCGTACATGAAGGGCCAACGCTAAGCCCACGTTCGAAAGATACTTTAAAGGCCGGTATGGTAGTTACCGTGGAACCGGGCATCTATATCCCGGGCTGGGGCGGCGTCCGCCTGGAAAACATGGTGGTTATTGAAGACCACGGCTGCCGGGTCTTGAATAATGATGAGACATTTTATGATTTCCAGCCTTGA
- a CDS encoding type II toxin-antitoxin system HicB family antitoxin — MGAYKFSVIIEKDIDGYFAFCPELQGCYTQGDTYEEVLGNIKDAIRLHVEDRIENGEDIPQAESVSLTLMEVAV; from the coding sequence ATGGGTGCATATAAGTTTTCAGTAATAATTGAAAAGGATATTGACGGCTATTTTGCCTTTTGTCCCGAGCTTCAGGGTTGCTACACACAGGGTGATACTTATGAGGAAGTCTTGGGAAACATTAAAGATGCTATTCGTCTTCATGTGGAAGACAGGATTGAGAATGGTGAAGATATTCCGCAGGCTGAATCCGTAAGTCTCACCTTGATGGAAGTAGCCGTATGA
- a CDS encoding IS3 family transposase produces QGPGEVWGADITYISTDEGWLYLASVKDFHTKEAVGQAMGPRMTKGLVLDALRKALKYRRPLPGCIMHTDRGSQYCSANYQKMVKAAGMRPSMSRRGNCYDNAPTESLWSTLKMELVYQRKFATRMEAEAAIKEYIEIFYNRIRRHSAIGNVAPAVFAQKYFIKRRAA; encoded by the coding sequence CCCAAGGCCCAGGAGAGGTCTGGGGTGCTGATATTACCTATATCTCAACCGATGAGGGCTGGCTGTATCTGGCTTCAGTAAAAGACTTTCACACAAAGGAGGCCGTTGGGCAGGCCATGGGCCCCAGGATGACAAAAGGCTTGGTTCTGGATGCGCTTAGAAAGGCCCTCAAATATCGTCGACCTCTCCCGGGATGTATTATGCATACTGACCGGGGAAGCCAGTACTGCTCGGCAAATTACCAGAAAATGGTAAAGGCTGCCGGAATGCGTCCTTCTATGTCACGTCGCGGCAACTGCTATGACAATGCCCCGACTGAAAGTCTATGGAGTACCTTAAAAATGGAGTTGGTGTATCAGCGCAAGTTTGCAACACGAATGGAGGCTGAAGCAGCGATCAAAGAGTACATTGAAATATTTTACAACCGTATCCGGAGACACTCAGCTATAGGCAACGTTGCTCCGGCTGTATTCGCACAGAAATATTTTATTAAAAGGAGAGCTGCCTAA
- a CDS encoding PAS domain S-box protein gives MSSNQPINTVIIGGGPGCKAVLELFERVEMLKTNVQGVADINAESPGLKYAKEKGLLTTTDYHKFYTLPNLDLIIELTGNDRVLEEILQTRPAHVRVMDHVTARLFWDVIQIEEQKIKMEEKYLAEKKLSEAREKYEILVKNISDIVFSLDLNGKIIYVNPVVKAILGYSPADLMGQNFCDLLSPEDWPAIDNILATAKGTYCFECRIRDTAGNEKIMQISGYPIIQDGQKVGFSGVARDITERIKAEKNLKRSNEIFKAIHNLTFETTRGSGSFFNALCEKTHQLFGGSFIIICHKGKDGLVFKGSYNLPPELVKAYRCPMNKTLCAEVVKTGRILYVRNLQDTVPYKDYDNVIRFGMVSYLGIPLHSSERGTIGTLGFFDREEHVFSEEDIKLFEIFAQRASIELEKEVRERERELLQEQLFQAQKMEAIGTLAGGIAHDFNNLLSGILGYASYGKMLLSEGHPVYRHIEIIEKSAERAAELVRQMLGFARGGKYQVGKINCNQIMEEVVGLLSRTIDKSISIETHLASDLAIILADMVQIQQVILNICINARDAMPQGGRLILETANVTLDEIYARKHLGAAPGKYILISISDTGMGIEPAIKKRIFEPFFTTKEKGKGTGLGLAMVYGIVKSHGGYVNFYSEKGRGTRFNIYLPISQKDGPAIPIVEPEMMREGKETILLIDDEEVIRDMGKEALESLGYKVLLARDGAEAIEVYSMEKENIDLAILDIVMPRIGGKKTFKKLKEINPKIKVIISSGYSVNGEAQDMLNSGASGFIQKPYRVDELSATVRRALDT, from the coding sequence GTGAGTAGCAATCAGCCGATAAATACTGTCATCATTGGTGGCGGGCCTGGATGCAAGGCGGTTTTAGAGCTTTTTGAACGCGTGGAAATGCTTAAAACCAACGTCCAGGGTGTGGCGGACATTAACGCGGAATCCCCGGGTCTTAAATACGCAAAGGAGAAAGGGCTTCTGACCACAACCGATTACCATAAATTTTATACACTGCCCAACCTTGACCTTATCATTGAGCTTACCGGAAATGATCGGGTGCTGGAGGAGATTTTACAGACCAGGCCGGCGCATGTAAGGGTCATGGATCATGTTACCGCCAGGCTGTTCTGGGATGTCATCCAGATAGAAGAGCAGAAGATAAAGATGGAAGAAAAATACCTGGCCGAGAAAAAACTGAGCGAGGCCAGAGAAAAATACGAGATCCTGGTCAAAAATATCAGCGACATCGTTTTCTCACTCGACCTGAACGGCAAGATTATATATGTCAACCCGGTAGTTAAGGCTATCCTTGGGTACAGCCCGGCGGACCTGATGGGGCAAAATTTTTGTGACTTGCTTTCCCCTGAAGATTGGCCGGCAATAGATAATATCCTGGCCACCGCTAAAGGTACATATTGTTTTGAATGTAGAATCAGGGATACAGCCGGGAATGAAAAGATCATGCAAATTTCCGGATACCCCATAATACAGGACGGCCAGAAAGTAGGATTTTCCGGGGTGGCGCGGGATATCACCGAACGGATAAAGGCCGAAAAAAACCTTAAAAGATCTAATGAGATTTTCAAGGCCATACATAATTTGACGTTTGAGACGACCAGGGGATCAGGCAGTTTTTTTAATGCCCTTTGCGAGAAGACCCATCAGCTTTTTGGGGGGAGCTTTATCATTATTTGCCATAAGGGAAAAGATGGCCTGGTCTTTAAGGGATCTTATAATCTTCCGCCGGAGCTGGTTAAGGCATACCGGTGTCCTATGAATAAGACGCTCTGCGCAGAGGTTGTCAAGACGGGGCGAATACTTTATGTCCGTAATCTGCAAGACACCGTTCCTTATAAAGACTATGATAATGTTATAAGATTTGGGATGGTATCTTATCTTGGTATCCCCCTCCACTCGTCCGAAAGGGGTACCATCGGCACGCTGGGATTTTTTGACCGTGAAGAGCATGTTTTCAGTGAAGAAGATATAAAACTCTTTGAGATATTCGCCCAACGGGCCAGTATTGAGCTGGAAAAAGAGGTAAGGGAACGTGAAAGGGAACTACTTCAGGAGCAGCTTTTCCAGGCCCAGAAGATGGAGGCTATCGGCACCCTGGCCGGGGGTATAGCCCATGATTTTAACAATCTCCTGAGTGGCATCCTGGGTTATGCCTCATATGGCAAGATGCTGCTCTCTGAGGGCCATCCAGTCTATCGGCATATCGAGATCATCGAAAAATCCGCAGAGCGGGCGGCCGAATTGGTCAGACAGATGCTGGGCTTCGCCCGTGGCGGAAAGTACCAGGTCGGGAAGATAAATTGTAACCAGATCATGGAGGAAGTAGTAGGGCTTCTTTCAAGAACCATAGACAAAAGCATCTCTATCGAGACCCACCTTGCTTCTGATTTAGCCATAATTCTTGCGGATATGGTCCAGATCCAGCAGGTAATCCTGAATATATGCATAAATGCCCGTGATGCCATGCCCCAGGGCGGCCGCCTGATCCTGGAGACGGCAAATGTCACCCTGGATGAAATTTATGCGCGAAAGCATTTAGGCGCTGCCCCCGGAAAGTATATCCTTATTTCCATAAGCGACACCGGTATGGGCATAGAACCGGCAATCAAAAAACGTATTTTTGAACCTTTCTTCACGACCAAGGAGAAGGGAAAGGGGACCGGCCTGGGACTGGCCATGGTCTATGGCATTGTAAAGAGTCACGGCGGATATGTAAATTTTTATAGTGAGAAAGGGCGGGGGACCCGCTTTAATATCTATCTGCCCATATCACAGAAAGATGGTCCTGCCATACCGATAGTCGAACCGGAGATGATGCGTGAAGGGAAGGAGACCATCCTGCTGATCGATGATGAGGAAGTGATTCGCGATATGGGAAAGGAGGCGCTTGAATCCTTAGGTTATAAGGTACTGTTGGCCCGGGATGGCGCTGAGGCCATTGAAGTATACTCCATGGAGAAGGAGAATATTGATTTGGCGATTCTGGATATTGTCATGCCCAGGATCGGCGGTAAAAAGACTTTTAAAAAACTGAAGGAGATCAATCCAAAGATTAAGGTTATTATTTCTTCCGGCTACAGTGTAAACGGCGAGGCCCAGGATATGTTAAACTCAGGGGCTAGCGGCTTTATCCAAAAACCCTACAGAGTGGATGAGTTGTCTGCAACGGTCAGGCGGGCATTGGATACATAG
- a CDS encoding proline--tRNA ligase → MRFSRFFLPTLKETPAEAEVISHKLMLRAGMIRKLAAGIYSYLPLGLRVLRKVEAIVREEMNKAGAQEVVLPMVQPAELWQESGRWEFYGKELLRFKDRHARDYCLGPTHEEVITDLVRREVRSYRDMPLNLYQIQTKFRDEIRPRFGLMRGREFVMKDGYSFDVDEKASEKTYLAMYAAYQNIFRRLGLQFRAVEADTGSIGGSFSHEFMVLAETGEDTIVSCTVCDYAANIEKAEVVWSEKEQIKSNTPPRPIEKVATPGKRTVEEVTSFLGIPPQQLLKTLIFVVDGQPVAVLARGDHEVNEIKLKNLLQAREIALADEALIRRITGAPVGYSGPVGLAVKIVADQAIRGMYDCVAGANEEGHHLIHVDAGRDIHADLYGDIRSVTAGDLCPRCGQAIRLSRGIEVGHIFRLGTKYSEGLKATYLDGEGQERHMVMGCYGIGVSRIVAAAIEQNHDESGIIFPVAIAPFDVLLLPVNVNDAAIREAAEDIYHELLSGGFDVLLDDRDERAGIKFKDADLTGIPFRITIGTKFIKEGLLEIKVRGTGEILFVTREQFIQTLLNMLRKAIDG, encoded by the coding sequence ATGCGATTTAGCCGGTTTTTTCTGCCTACTTTAAAAGAGACTCCTGCGGAAGCGGAAGTAATAAGCCACAAACTAATGCTACGGGCCGGTATGATACGAAAGCTGGCCGCGGGCATTTATTCCTACCTGCCCCTTGGGCTGCGGGTTTTGCGTAAAGTAGAGGCCATCGTAAGGGAAGAGATGAATAAGGCCGGAGCCCAGGAGGTGGTTCTGCCTATGGTGCAGCCTGCGGAATTATGGCAGGAGAGCGGCCGCTGGGAGTTCTACGGAAAAGAGTTGTTGCGTTTCAAGGATCGCCACGCGCGCGACTATTGTCTGGGGCCCACACATGAAGAGGTTATTACCGATTTGGTGCGGCGTGAGGTGCGTTCTTATCGGGATATGCCGTTAAATCTTTATCAGATACAGACCAAATTCAGGGATGAGATCAGGCCGCGTTTTGGGTTAATGCGGGGCCGCGAATTTGTTATGAAGGATGGATACAGCTTTGATGTGGATGAGAAGGCCTCGGAAAAGACTTATTTAGCCATGTATGCGGCCTATCAAAATATTTTTCGCCGCCTGGGCCTCCAATTCAGGGCGGTGGAGGCCGATACGGGCAGCATAGGCGGCAGTTTTTCACACGAGTTCATGGTGTTGGCAGAGACCGGGGAGGACACTATCGTAAGCTGCACCGTTTGTGACTATGCGGCCAATATAGAGAAGGCCGAAGTGGTCTGGTCTGAAAAAGAGCAGATAAAAAGTAATACACCTCCCCGGCCCATAGAGAAGGTAGCTACCCCCGGAAAGAGGACGGTAGAGGAAGTAACATCTTTCCTGGGCATACCGCCGCAGCAATTGCTAAAGACGCTCATTTTTGTAGTTGACGGCCAGCCGGTGGCGGTCCTGGCGCGCGGCGACCACGAGGTCAATGAGATTAAATTAAAAAATTTACTCCAGGCCCGGGAAATTGCCCTGGCTGATGAGGCATTAATTCGCCGCATTACAGGCGCGCCGGTTGGTTACAGCGGCCCGGTGGGCCTCGCGGTAAAAATAGTGGCGGATCAGGCCATACGCGGCATGTACGACTGCGTGGCAGGGGCCAATGAGGAAGGGCATCACCTTATCCATGTGGACGCCGGCCGGGACATCCATGCAGACCTTTATGGTGATATACGGTCGGTCACGGCCGGGGACCTTTGCCCCCGGTGCGGGCAGGCTATAAGACTCTCCCGCGGCATTGAGGTGGGGCATATCTTCCGTCTGGGAACTAAATACAGTGAGGGACTTAAGGCTACTTACCTCGACGGAGAGGGGCAGGAACGTCACATGGTCATGGGCTGCTATGGAATCGGCGTCAGCCGCATAGTAGCTGCGGCTATTGAGCAAAACCACGATGAAAGCGGTATAATATTCCCGGTGGCCATTGCCCCCTTTGATGTCCTGCTTCTGCCGGTTAATGTAAATGATGCGGCCATCAGGGAGGCAGCGGAGGATATCTATCACGAGCTCTTATCCGGGGGATTCGACGTCCTCCTGGATGACCGCGATGAACGGGCCGGGATAAAATTTAAGGATGCCGACCTGACAGGCATTCCCTTCCGCATAACCATAGGCACGAAGTTTATTAAAGAGGGTCTGCTGGAAATAAAGGTGCGCGGCACGGGCGAAATCCTGTTCGTTACCAGGGAACAGTTCATTCAGACCCTCCTGAACATGCTCCGGAAAGCGATAGATGGTTAG
- the ispG gene encoding flavodoxin-dependent (E)-4-hydroxy-3-methylbut-2-enyl-diphosphate synthase — MRRRYSRQIRVGPLAIGGDAPVVVQSMTNTFTRDVGGTVRQIHRLEKAGCEVVRVAVPDPESAEAIKAIRKKIHIPLIADIHFDYRLALAAIKAGADGVRINPGNIGGIKKLAEVVAAAKGAGIAMRIGVNSGSLEKDILKKHRSPTASALAESALRNIELVEGLGFANIKVSLKSSDVRTTVDAYCELAGKVDYPLHLGVTEAGGLYPGTVKSSIGIGLLLYEGIGDTLRVSLTRDPVEEVRVGYEILRALGLRQRGPEIISCPTCGRCEINLFSLVDKVEKRISHITTPFKVAIMGCVVNGPGEAKEADIGMAGGKGVGIIFRHGKLLKKVKEAELVDTLVEEIETMEAESERQTTEYTEKSKNFQEMKRKRQS; from the coding sequence ATGCGAAGAAGGTATTCCAGACAGATTAGGGTCGGGCCGCTGGCTATCGGGGGAGATGCCCCGGTGGTAGTACAATCCATGACCAACACCTTTACCCGGGACGTCGGAGGTACAGTCAGACAAATCCACCGCCTGGAGAAGGCCGGCTGTGAGGTGGTACGCGTAGCTGTTCCTGACCCGGAGTCTGCCGAGGCCATTAAGGCCATCAGGAAGAAGATACATATACCCCTTATCGCCGACATCCATTTCGATTACCGCCTGGCCCTGGCTGCTATTAAGGCCGGCGCCGACGGCGTAAGGATTAACCCCGGTAATATCGGAGGCATAAAGAAACTGGCCGAGGTGGTGGCTGCTGCTAAAGGCGCCGGCATTGCCATGCGGATCGGTGTGAACTCCGGCTCGCTGGAGAAAGACATATTGAAGAAACATAGGTCGCCTACCGCCTCTGCCCTGGCCGAAAGCGCCCTGCGTAATATCGAGCTGGTAGAGGGTTTAGGCTTCGCAAATATAAAGGTATCGCTCAAGTCTTCGGACGTGCGCACTACTGTCGATGCCTATTGCGAACTGGCGGGTAAGGTGGATTATCCTCTGCACTTAGGGGTTACGGAGGCAGGAGGACTCTACCCGGGGACGGTCAAGTCCAGTATAGGCATCGGGCTTCTCCTGTATGAAGGCATCGGCGACACCCTCCGCGTCTCTCTGACCCGGGATCCGGTTGAAGAGGTCCGGGTGGGGTATGAGATATTGAGGGCGCTCGGCCTGCGCCAAAGGGGGCCGGAGATCATCTCCTGTCCTACCTGCGGACGCTGTGAAATTAACCTTTTTTCCCTGGTGGATAAGGTGGAGAAAAGGATAAGCCATATAACCACTCCTTTCAAGGTGGCCATAATGGGCTGTGTGGTCAACGGCCCGGGCGAGGCAAAAGAAGCCGATATCGGCATGGCCGGGGGAAAGGGAGTCGGGATTATTTTCCGCCACGGTAAGCTCCTGAAAAAAGTGAAAGAGGCGGAACTCGTGGATACCCTGGTGGAAGAGATAGAGACGATGGAAGCGGAATCCGAAAGACAAACCACAGAGTACACCGAGAAAAGCAAGAATTTTCAAGAAATGAAAAGAAAAAGACAGAGCTAA
- a CDS encoding PilZ domain-containing protein: MHEDLEKELQELRLENKILRRRVVELERKLNQDRPAPRKVAPGEDRRQEPRIDILLKVSGLDGKEAIPAYVVNLNESGMLLEGYESIPDGSSLSIKFLNPQLDQPTEIHGHVVWVHRNAGDTPSTYQCGVIFEDLTPETRNALRILLDKVRLTEDNLSYQD; this comes from the coding sequence TTGCACGAAGACCTGGAAAAAGAGCTGCAAGAACTCCGGCTGGAAAATAAGATATTACGACGCAGGGTCGTGGAACTGGAACGCAAACTGAACCAGGATAGACCTGCGCCCCGGAAAGTCGCCCCGGGCGAAGATCGCCGGCAAGAGCCGCGGATTGATATACTTTTAAAAGTGTCGGGTCTGGATGGTAAAGAGGCTATCCCGGCCTATGTTGTTAACCTTAACGAAAGCGGGATGTTATTGGAGGGTTACGAAAGCATTCCAGACGGCTCGTCTCTCTCTATCAAATTTCTTAATCCGCAACTGGATCAACCCACGGAGATCCATGGACATGTAGTGTGGGTACACCGTAATGCGGGTGATACCCCTTCCACCTATCAATGCGGTGTTATTTTTGAGGACTTAACGCCGGAGACGAGAAACGCCTTACGGATTCTATTGGATAAGGTTCGACTTACAGAGGACAATTTGTCTTATCAAGACTGA
- a CDS encoding type II toxin-antitoxin system HicA family toxin — protein MSEKLPRVTATEAIKALEQAGYFFSRQSGSHKIYKNKEGRRVTVPYHSGKILHPKVLASILRDADMTVEKFKELLK, from the coding sequence ATGAGTGAGAAATTACCAAGGGTAACCGCTACTGAAGCAATCAAGGCATTGGAACAAGCCGGATATTTCTTTTCACGACAAAGTGGAAGCCATAAAATATACAAAAATAAAGAAGGCAGAAGAGTAACCGTTCCATATCATTCAGGTAAGATACTTCATCCGAAGGTGTTGGCGAGCATTCTTAGAGATGCTGATATGACGGTAGAGAAGTTCAAAGAACTGTTGAAATGA
- a CDS encoding ferritin family protein: MPEKLTALKTAMQLEIDGEAYYLKAAGKSITPFAQKLFRQLAAEEKIHLKKIEEIYSTLQKRAKLPEKLNLVRPSSAIQDVFKKATGKLKDKAPAESSDLEAIKTAMGMEEKSIALYDGLAKEAHSPFTKRFFVLLSYEERGHYLALFDAYDYLTDPAAWLEKKEKIMLD; encoded by the coding sequence ATGCCGGAAAAGTTAACCGCTCTTAAAACGGCCATGCAACTGGAAATAGACGGTGAGGCATACTATTTAAAGGCCGCGGGAAAAAGCATCACCCCATTCGCCCAAAAACTGTTCAGGCAGCTTGCCGCGGAAGAAAAAATACATTTAAAGAAAATCGAAGAAATCTATAGTACCTTGCAGAAAAGAGCTAAGTTGCCTGAAAAGCTTAACCTTGTAAGACCATCCTCAGCCATACAGGATGTATTTAAGAAGGCTACCGGCAAATTAAAAGATAAGGCCCCGGCTGAAAGCAGCGACCTTGAGGCTATCAAGACAGCCATGGGTATGGAAGAAAAAAGCATAGCCCTGTATGACGGGCTGGCGAAAGAGGCGCATAGCCCCTTTACCAAAAGGTTCTTTGTCCTGCTTTCTTATGAGGAAAGAGGCCATTACCTGGCCCTGTTTGATGCTTATGATTACCTGACCGACCCGGCAGCCTGGTTGGAAAAGAAAGAAAAGATAATGCTTGATTAA
- a CDS encoding bifunctional (p)ppGpp synthetase/guanosine-3',5'-bis(diphosphate) 3'-pyrophosphohydrolase — MVRLNDILEQVQAYLPGADLSPIEKAYIFSARVHEGQKRLSGEPYLSHPLEVAYILTQMRLDVVTVACGLLHDTVEDTLTTLEEIKELFGEDIARVVDGVTKISRMPLSSRIEEQAGNVRKMILAMSDDIRVLLVKLADRIHNMRTLSYQTEAKRIKIARETMDIYAPLAGRMGIEWIKRELEDLSFSYIHPETYQDIKEKLEKSLGESKEYIEEVKGIIKAKMAGYGIECEVRGRPKHIYSIYKKMVRQNLPLEQIYDVIAFRLILKTVKECYEALGIIHSIWMPVPGRFKDYVSLPKANMYQSLHTTVIGPYGRRMEVQIRTEEMDKVARAGIAAHWMYKEDKGFSEEESRRFAWLKQLLEWQKDLKDPREFLESVRVDLYPNDVYVFTPKGEVKEFPRGATPVDFAYAIHTEVGRQCTGAKVNGRLVPLKYEMKNGDVVEIITAPQHTPSKDWLKFVKTTRARTRIKQWFKTEEQESSVSLGKEICEKEFRKHQLNLSKLLKSEELTKAATELSFSSVEDLLAGVGYGKISPLQIVRKLLPQVAVSEEELPVAAKISKKKEKIRPEGIKIRGVEDIMIRFGRCCNPLPGDDVVGFITRGRGVTVHTSNCRNIVDSDSERRVDVQWDVREKTAHPVKVRVVTIDKKGLLAAISNAISACDANIVEADIHTTLDHKAILNFILEVVDTSHLKTVLRAVKHLDDVIRVERLTT, encoded by the coding sequence ATGGTTAGGTTAAACGATATATTAGAACAGGTTCAGGCTTATCTTCCCGGGGCCGATCTCAGTCCCATTGAAAAGGCTTACATTTTTTCGGCCAGGGTGCATGAAGGACAGAAACGCTTATCCGGCGAGCCGTATCTGTCTCATCCCCTGGAAGTGGCTTACATCCTGACCCAGATGCGGCTTGACGTCGTCACCGTGGCCTGTGGTCTGCTGCATGATACCGTGGAGGATACCCTTACTACTCTGGAAGAGATCAAGGAGCTTTTTGGTGAGGATATAGCCCGGGTCGTTGACGGTGTGACCAAGATCAGCCGGATGCCCTTAAGCAGTCGTATCGAGGAACAGGCGGGGAATGTCCGCAAGATGATCCTGGCCATGTCTGATGATATAAGGGTGTTGCTCGTCAAATTGGCCGACCGCATACATAACATGCGCACTCTCAGTTACCAGACCGAGGCCAAGAGAATCAAGATAGCCCGTGAGACTATGGATATATATGCGCCGCTGGCCGGACGCATGGGTATCGAGTGGATCAAAAGAGAGTTGGAAGACCTGTCTTTTTCATACATTCATCCGGAGACCTATCAGGACATTAAGGAGAAGCTGGAAAAGAGTCTGGGTGAAAGTAAGGAATATATAGAAGAGGTTAAAGGCATCATAAAAGCTAAAATGGCCGGGTATGGAATCGAGTGCGAAGTGCGGGGCCGCCCTAAGCATATATACAGCATATATAAGAAGATGGTGCGGCAAAACCTCCCTCTGGAACAGATTTACGATGTTATCGCCTTTCGTCTAATCCTGAAGACCGTCAAAGAATGTTATGAGGCCCTGGGGATAATCCACTCTATATGGATGCCGGTGCCCGGGCGCTTCAAAGATTACGTCAGTCTCCCCAAGGCCAATATGTATCAATCCCTGCATACCACGGTCATCGGCCCGTATGGGCGGCGGATGGAGGTGCAGATCAGAACGGAAGAGATGGATAAAGTGGCCCGGGCCGGCATCGCCGCCCATTGGATGTATAAAGAGGATAAGGGCTTTTCCGAGGAGGAGAGCCGGCGATTTGCGTGGTTGAAGCAGCTTTTAGAATGGCAAAAAGACCTTAAGGACCCGCGGGAGTTTCTGGAGTCGGTGCGTGTTGATCTCTATCCCAACGATGTCTACGTGTTTACTCCCAAGGGCGAGGTAAAAGAATTTCCGCGGGGCGCTACGCCCGTAGATTTTGCTTACGCCATACATACCGAAGTCGGCCGCCAGTGTACAGGCGCCAAGGTTAACGGCCGACTGGTTCCTCTTAAATACGAGATGAAAAATGGCGATGTGGTGGAGATAATTACTGCGCCCCAGCATACTCCCAGCAAGGACTGGCTGAAATTTGTCAAGACCACCCGGGCCCGGACCAGAATTAAGCAATGGTTTAAGACCGAGGAACAGGAAAGCAGTGTAAGTCTGGGTAAAGAGATCTGTGAGAAGGAGTTCAGGAAGCATCAACTCAATCTGTCAAAATTGCTTAAATCTGAAGAATTGACAAAGGCGGCCACTGAACTCTCTTTTAGTTCGGTGGAGGATTTATTGGCCGGAGTCGGATACGGCAAGATATCCCCCCTTCAGATTGTCAGGAAACTTCTTCCCCAGGTTGCCGTTTCAGAGGAAGAACTTCCTGTGGCTGCGAAGATCAGCAAAAAAAAGGAAAAAATCCGGCCCGAAGGAATAAAGATTCGGGGGGTCGAAGATATTATGATTCGCTTTGGCCGGTGTTGCAATCCCTTGCCGGGTGATGACGTTGTAGGCTTTATCACCCGTGGCCGGGGGGTAACCGTCCATACCAGCAATTGCCGCAATATTGTCGATTCAGATTCCGAAAGAAGGGTCGATGTTCAGTGGGATGTCCGGGAAAAAACGGCGCACCCGGTTAAGGTCCGAGTGGTTACCATAGACAAGAAAGGCCTGCTTGCCGCTATAAGCAATGCCATCAGCGCCTGTGATGCAAACATAGTAGAGGCTGATATTCATACTACCTTAGACCACAAGGCCATATTGAACTTTATTCTCGAAGTGGTCGATACCTCACATCTGAAAACAGTGCTCAGGGCGGTTAAACACTTAGATGATGTAATTCGTGTAGAACGTCTGACGACATGA